The following are from one region of the Stanieria cyanosphaera PCC 7437 genome:
- a CDS encoding M10 family metallopeptidase: protein MPYNGVATKPFTNNSYINSILWGGNYWTNPTTTTNSTTIIPYSFLQPGSEFFDDNYGNIATQADSWLNYEIQAIQKGLQVWSNVANISFVPTANNSSTATLKFYSVDSEQLDSDNDSSTITLGRFNPPGEPGMGIGYFNWEGTGWDESGLQQGGYGFVTIIHELGHGLGLAHPHDDGGNSLIFPGVDSDDDTGTDGLNQGIWTTMSYNDGLVNDPPPGYNYGYQGTPSAFDIAAVQYLYGANMDYNTGNNIYELPVVNGAGTYYFTIWDAGGVDTITAQTATANATINLNQAPLVGSNAGGYLSKVTGIYGGATIAHGVTIENAIGGEGEDLIIGNSANNKLTGLEKSDRLSAGSGNDTLTGSNPDVYDSGVGEYDTLTGGLGADLFVLGDNLESYYQDNGYATITDFSLAEGDKLQVFGSASDYMVQVDQQDVLISYGTDTIALIENAASLASSLPSQGFLFV, encoded by the coding sequence ATGCCTTACAACGGAGTAGCAACTAAACCTTTTACTAATAATTCTTATATCAATAGTATTTTATGGGGTGGAAATTACTGGACAAACCCAACTACAACAACAAATTCGACTACAATAATTCCTTATTCTTTTTTACAACCAGGTTCAGAATTTTTTGATGATAATTATGGCAACATAGCTACTCAAGCTGATTCTTGGTTAAATTATGAAATTCAAGCGATTCAAAAAGGATTACAAGTTTGGTCAAATGTAGCAAATATTTCTTTTGTTCCTACTGCAAATAACTCCTCAACTGCCACCCTAAAGTTTTATTCAGTTGATAGTGAACAACTTGATTCTGATAATGACAGCAGCACTATCACTCTAGGTCGATTTAATCCACCTGGTGAACCTGGAATGGGAATTGGTTACTTTAACTGGGAAGGAACAGGCTGGGATGAATCGGGTTTACAACAAGGAGGTTACGGTTTTGTTACCATAATCCACGAACTTGGTCATGGTCTAGGTTTAGCTCATCCTCACGATGATGGCGGTAACTCTTTAATTTTTCCTGGAGTTGATTCCGATGATGATACAGGAACTGATGGACTAAATCAAGGCATTTGGACAACCATGTCTTACAACGATGGTCTTGTTAATGATCCTCCTCCAGGATACAACTATGGTTATCAAGGTACACCATCTGCTTTTGATATTGCTGCGGTTCAATATCTTTATGGCGCAAACATGGATTATAACACTGGTAACAATATCTACGAATTACCTGTTGTCAATGGTGCTGGAACTTATTATTTTACCATTTGGGATGCTGGCGGAGTTGATACTATTACCGCCCAAACCGCTACAGCTAACGCTACCATCAATCTCAATCAAGCACCTTTAGTCGGTTCTAATGCAGGAGGTTATCTTTCTAAAGTAACTGGTATTTATGGTGGTGCTACGATCGCTCATGGTGTCACAATTGAAAATGCGATTGGTGGAGAAGGAGAAGATCTAATTATTGGTAATAGTGCTAATAATAAGTTAACAGGTTTAGAAAAAAGCGATCGCCTTAGTGCTGGTTCGGGTAACGATACCCTGACTGGTTCAAATCCAGATGTATATGATTCAGGCGTAGGTGAATATGATACTCTTACTGGAGGTTTAGGAGCAGATCTATTTGTATTGGGTGATAATTTGGAAAGCTATTATCAAGATAATGGCTATGCCACAATCACTGACTTTAGCCTCGCAGAGGGAGATAAATTACAAGTTTTTGGTAGTGCTAGTGATTATATGGTACAAGTCGATCAACAAGATGTTTTGATTAGTTATGGTACAGATACTATTGCTTTAATCGAAAATGCTGCTTCTTTAGCAAGTTCTTTACCAAGTCAAGGATTTTTGTTTGTCTAA
- a CDS encoding mechanosensitive ion channel family protein, whose translation MINFSLPKFRRFSSLIAIGLIITTASVALTQEEEILIPPNNTPVEAIPGLYFADVLVRGRPIFQIGSLPEINATQRAEIINRRIASVLTQSDVVEQVTVKPDNPRQIATLQLNNRVLMTVTQQDAEDFGLEVEDLAQRWAKQLNQALNRPPLAIDVGQRLYETVRQLIQDTINNLPSLVGAIIVIGITWSAATSVRYLAFRWAQRTEGDSSTEILIGRLSYGGVWLLGSVIALGVMGLNFGALLGALGLTSVAIGFSLKDVLSNYISGIILLSARPFKINDQVIIGDFEGTIAQIQLRATTMKTYDGRLVYIPNQEVFQASIINNTASPRRRSSVKVGIDYGEDIDTVKKVIREAIDEIQEVEATPVPDILVCELAASTVNLEIRFWVDSRRSGFLATTSKVAQAVKEALEKADIDMPTDIYTLILREFPTQIQIKSEEG comes from the coding sequence ATGATCAATTTTTCTTTACCAAAATTCAGGCGGTTTTCCAGTTTAATAGCCATCGGATTAATAATTACAACTGCTTCGGTGGCTTTAACTCAGGAAGAAGAAATACTAATACCGCCGAATAATACTCCAGTCGAAGCTATTCCTGGACTTTATTTTGCCGACGTTTTGGTTCGAGGTAGACCAATTTTTCAAATCGGGAGTTTACCTGAAATCAATGCCACTCAACGAGCAGAAATTATTAATCGTCGAATTGCCAGTGTTTTAACCCAATCTGATGTGGTAGAACAAGTTACAGTCAAGCCTGATAATCCTCGTCAAATTGCCACTTTACAACTTAACAATCGCGTCTTAATGACCGTAACTCAGCAAGATGCAGAAGATTTTGGCTTAGAAGTCGAAGATTTAGCTCAAAGATGGGCAAAACAACTCAATCAAGCTCTCAATCGACCTCCTTTAGCCATTGATGTCGGACAACGTCTTTATGAAACTGTTCGTCAACTGATACAAGATACAATCAATAATTTACCTTCTTTGGTTGGAGCAATTATTGTAATTGGGATTACCTGGAGTGCAGCTACTAGTGTTCGTTATCTTGCCTTTCGGTGGGCGCAGCGAACTGAAGGTGATTCTAGTACCGAAATATTAATTGGGAGATTGAGCTATGGCGGAGTTTGGTTGTTAGGGAGCGTAATTGCTTTAGGTGTGATGGGGTTAAATTTCGGAGCTTTACTAGGAGCATTGGGTTTAACCAGTGTCGCGATCGGTTTTAGTCTTAAAGATGTCTTGAGTAATTATATTTCTGGCATTATTTTACTATCTGCACGACCATTTAAAATTAACGACCAAGTTATTATTGGTGATTTTGAAGGAACAATTGCTCAAATTCAACTACGCGCCACAACGATGAAAACCTATGACGGGCGATTAGTTTATATTCCTAATCAAGAAGTGTTTCAAGCCAGCATTATCAATAATACTGCTTCACCTCGTCGTCGTAGTTCAGTAAAAGTAGGAATTGATTATGGTGAGGATATTGATACAGTCAAAAAAGTAATCAGAGAAGCAATTGATGAAATTCAAGAAGTTGAAGCTACTCCCGTACCTGATATTTTAGTTTGTGAATTAGCAGCTAGTACAGTTAATTTAGAAATTCGTTTTTGGGTTGATTCTCGACGTTCGGGTTTTTTAGCTACTACTTCCAAAGTAGCTCAAGCCGTTAAAGAAGCATTGGAGAAAGCAGACATTGATATGCCCACAGATATTTATACCTTGATTTTAAGAGAATTTCCCACTCAAATTCAGATTAAAAGTGAAGAAGGTTAA
- a CDS encoding lysophospholipid acyltransferase family protein gives MKPLFYPPRLNPLLVRFVQIIAPYGARLFYKFELVIGSESLDQIKSLQHKTLLLTPNHPTFHDPIVMFVLSAKLKEKFHYLAAYELFNSWLAGFFQRLGVYSIRRGLVDRSSITETLALLSNPESRLVVFPEGGCSFQNDTVMPFRSGTVQLAFKAMEKKAKQGETIPDLYVVPVSIKYKYTQNMEKAIAQTLEELEQALNIIPESHFSSYQRLRLIAEQVIVKIEQDYGLATTETNYQSWQERIKKLRIKIIENCEQQLGILTNPNEMVRERTYKLEYVLKTKVEQLESSEVNPESNLLKTESALNLDLIDKSIKRLLNFDAIYDGYVAENPTSERFLDTLIRLEREVFNIDKPKPKGFRQAIVKIGNPVNLKDFFNDYQQERLKTVNNVVFQIQQEVQKKLDIEFLN, from the coding sequence ATGAAACCTTTATTTTATCCACCCCGACTTAACCCTTTATTAGTTCGTTTTGTTCAAATAATTGCTCCTTATGGTGCGCGATTGTTTTATAAATTTGAACTGGTAATCGGTTCTGAATCTCTAGATCAAATCAAATCCCTACAACATAAAACTTTGCTTTTAACTCCTAATCATCCTACGTTTCATGACCCTATTGTGATGTTTGTTTTGTCTGCCAAATTAAAAGAAAAATTTCATTATTTAGCAGCATACGAATTATTTAACAGTTGGTTAGCAGGATTTTTTCAAAGATTGGGTGTTTATTCAATTCGGAGAGGATTAGTAGATCGATCTAGTATTACAGAAACTTTAGCTTTATTAAGTAATCCTGAATCACGTTTGGTAGTTTTTCCTGAAGGAGGTTGTTCATTTCAGAATGATACAGTTATGCCTTTTAGATCTGGTACAGTACAACTTGCTTTTAAAGCGATGGAAAAAAAAGCCAAACAAGGGGAAACAATACCAGATTTGTATGTTGTTCCTGTTAGTATTAAATATAAATATACTCAAAATATGGAAAAAGCGATCGCGCAAACTCTAGAAGAATTAGAACAAGCTTTAAATATCATTCCAGAATCTCATTTTTCTTCTTATCAAAGACTTAGATTAATTGCTGAACAAGTAATTGTGAAAATTGAACAGGATTATGGATTAGCCACTACTGAAACAAATTATCAATCTTGGCAAGAAAGAATTAAAAAATTAAGAATTAAAATTATAGAAAATTGTGAACAGCAACTGGGAATTCTTACTAATCCTAATGAAATGGTGAGAGAACGTACTTATAAACTGGAATATGTTCTCAAAACTAAAGTTGAACAATTAGAATCAAGTGAAGTAAATCCAGAATCTAATTTACTAAAAACTGAATCTGCTCTTAATTTAGACTTAATTGACAAATCTATTAAGCGTCTTTTAAACTTTGATGCAATTTATGATGGTTATGTCGCAGAAAATCCTACATCAGAAAGATTTTTAGATACTTTAATTAGATTGGAACGAGAAGTTTTTAATATTGATAAACCTAAACCTAAAGGATTTCGACAGGCAATAGTTAAGATCGGCAATCCTGTAAATCTTAAAGATTTTTTTAACGATTATCAACAAGAACGCCTTAAAACTGTTAATAATGTCGTGTTTCAAATTCAGCAAGAAGTACAAAAAAAACTTGATATAGAGTTTCTCAATTAA
- a CDS encoding response regulator, with amino-acid sequence MSKSVLVVDDYADILYLFKLSLESEGYEVKQASNGKEALAMVKEINPELVVLDVMMPDTDGLEVTRQIRSQPSLSTMPILLVSANYEISQDCAYNNGANDILYKPFRLEKLFDKVKGLIKSENIVSFKQ; translated from the coding sequence ATGTCTAAGTCAGTTTTAGTGGTAGATGATTATGCCGATATTCTCTACCTTTTTAAATTATCTTTAGAATCAGAAGGTTACGAAGTTAAGCAAGCTAGTAACGGAAAAGAAGCTTTGGCGATGGTTAAAGAAATTAATCCCGAGCTAGTAGTGCTAGATGTTATGATGCCTGATACAGATGGACTTGAAGTTACTCGCCAAATTCGCAGTCAACCGAGTTTATCTACTATGCCAATTCTACTTGTCTCTGCTAACTACGAGATTAGCCAAGACTGCGCCTACAACAATGGTGCTAATGATATTCTTTACAAACCTTTTCGTCTCGAAAAACTATTTGATAAAGTTAAAGGTTTGATTAAGTCTGAAAATATAGTATCGTTTAAGCAATAA
- a CDS encoding DNA cytosine methyltransferase: protein MSNRPIAIDLFSGCGGMSLGLEAAGFDIAASVEIDPIHCLVHHYNFPYGVTICQDISQLSSQELLNSITHKGFNRNIDLIAGGPPCQGFSQIGKRQLDDPRNQLVFEYLRIVSEVKPKYFIFENVPGMATGKHQHFLNELITEFAKSDYSVVQPIKVLDASLYGAPQKRKRLILIGYRKDLPKPKYPAYTHGDNNLQPLNTVSSAIGDLSNISVFIGDDWGIDAQKLDYSQFRENFAIDQQGKYSLCHQRVVDNIVWGHIGSMHTEKSIKRFKQTLPSDIEKVSRFFKLAPDGISNTLRAGTASNRGAYTAPRPIHYQIPRCISVREAARLHTFPDWFQFHRTIWHGFREIGNAVIPLLAKSLGEEIIKCLNVDLLSIKIKKLAVVDSSILSYNMRQASAFWQVPSDVIPKRTRLKI from the coding sequence TTGAGTAATCGTCCAATCGCTATCGATTTATTTTCTGGTTGTGGCGGAATGTCACTTGGTTTAGAAGCTGCTGGCTTTGATATTGCAGCCTCTGTTGAAATAGATCCTATTCATTGTTTAGTACATCATTACAACTTTCCTTATGGCGTAACAATTTGCCAAGACATTTCACAATTATCTAGCCAAGAGTTATTAAATTCAATCACGCATAAAGGATTTAATCGTAATATCGATCTCATTGCGGGCGGTCCCCCTTGTCAAGGATTTTCTCAAATCGGTAAAAGACAACTTGATGATCCCAGAAATCAATTAGTTTTTGAGTATCTTCGTATCGTATCCGAAGTTAAACCAAAGTATTTCATCTTTGAAAATGTACCTGGCATGGCAACAGGAAAACATCAGCACTTTTTGAACGAACTTATTACAGAATTTGCCAAATCAGATTACTCTGTTGTTCAACCAATTAAAGTATTAGATGCCTCTTTGTATGGTGCGCCACAAAAACGGAAAAGACTTATATTAATTGGCTATAGAAAAGATCTGCCTAAACCTAAATACCCTGCTTATACTCATGGTGACAATAATCTTCAGCCTTTAAATACCGTTAGTTCGGCTATTGGTGATTTATCTAACATATCTGTATTTATTGGAGATGATTGGGGAATAGATGCTCAAAAGCTAGATTACTCTCAATTTAGAGAAAATTTTGCAATTGATCAACAGGGAAAATATTCTTTATGTCATCAAAGAGTTGTAGATAATATCGTTTGGGGACATATTGGTTCTATGCATACAGAGAAATCTATTAAACGTTTTAAACAAACATTACCGAGTGATATAGAAAAAGTTAGTCGTTTTTTCAAACTTGCTCCTGATGGTATATCTAACACATTGAGAGCAGGTACAGCTAGTAACAGAGGAGCTTATACCGCACCTCGACCAATCCATTATCAAATTCCTCGTTGCATTAGTGTTAGAGAAGCTGCCAGGTTACATACTTTTCCTGATTGGTTTCAATTTCATCGTACAATTTGGCATGGATTTAGAGAAATCGGGAATGCTGTTATTCCTTTACTAGCAAAATCTTTAGGAGAAGAAATAATTAAATGTCTTAATGTTGATTTGTTATCAATTAAAATTAAAAAATTGGCTGTTGTAGATAGTTCAATTCTAAGTTATAACATGAGGCAAGCATCAGCATTTTGGCAAGTACCTAGTGATGTAATTCCTAAAAGAACAAGATTAAAGATTTAA
- a CDS encoding DUF29 family protein yields MEELLELKQLLLKGDLKGSLAIVEELEEMGRKSIIKTIRSYAVILLLHLIKQQAEKRTTRSWDVSIRNCVREIQRENKMRKAKGYYLNREELKEILEEAYLNAIDSASLEVAEGRYSPEELETLINREEIFDRALISIMNS; encoded by the coding sequence ATGGAAGAATTATTAGAACTCAAACAGTTACTTCTAAAAGGTGATCTTAAAGGATCTTTAGCGATCGTTGAAGAACTAGAAGAAATGGGTCGCAAAAGTATTATCAAGACTATTCGTAGTTATGCAGTAATTTTATTGCTACATTTAATCAAACAACAAGCGGAAAAACGCACCACTCGTTCCTGGGATGTGTCTATTCGCAATTGTGTTCGCGAAATTCAACGGGAAAATAAGATGCGCAAAGCAAAAGGTTACTATCTCAACCGAGAGGAATTAAAAGAAATTCTCGAAGAAGCTTACTTAAATGCAATCGATAGTGCTTCTTTGGAAGTAGCAGAAGGACGTTATTCTCCAGAAGAATTGGAAACTTTAATTAACCGTGAAGAAATCTTTGATCGCGCTTTGATCTCTATTATGAATAGTTAA
- a CDS encoding DUF3038 domain-containing protein, with amino-acid sequence MSQSASIISDSQPTFSSKPSILETLPEIPLASGVCSPHTQQQIDLLLLAIEALELGASEQMLVTIKQLELQSVIKNRVSLWRLRCSNPWRRSYSREDLTIDQAKALVILAGDRARRLTVLIRQLLLAEQQMREKKLPLENHFRLSEYLERFRAHFRSRMNRRRAKVSAYLASEQELNELALAYLSKLLFCTGTKGLQRVWYSLFDGEVA; translated from the coding sequence ATGAGTCAATCTGCAAGTATAATATCCGATTCTCAACCTACCTTTTCTAGTAAACCCTCGATTTTGGAAACTTTACCAGAGATTCCTCTTGCTTCGGGAGTATGTTCCCCTCATACTCAACAACAAATTGATTTGCTATTGCTTGCTATTGAAGCTTTAGAATTAGGAGCATCAGAACAAATGCTCGTAACAATTAAACAACTAGAATTACAATCTGTAATTAAAAATCGGGTTAGTCTCTGGCGTTTGCGTTGTAGCAATCCTTGGCGACGTTCTTATAGCAGAGAGGATTTGACTATCGATCAAGCTAAAGCTTTAGTTATTTTAGCAGGCGATCGCGCTAGACGTTTGACAGTTTTGATTCGTCAATTGTTGCTGGCAGAACAACAAATGAGGGAAAAGAAACTTCCTCTAGAAAATCATTTTCGTTTGTCTGAATACTTAGAAAGATTCCGCGCTCATTTTCGTAGCCGAATGAATCGTCGTCGTGCTAAAGTTTCAGCTTATTTAGCTTCGGAACAAGAATTAAATGAACTAGCTCTAGCATACTTGAGTAAACTATTATTTTGTACCGGCACAAAAGGTTTACAACGGGTTTGGTACAGTTTATTTGATGGGGAGGTAGCATGA
- a CDS encoding adenine phosphoribosyltransferase yields MDLKSLIRDIPDFPKSGIIFRDITTLLSNSAGLKYTVDSLTQKCQALNLNPDYIVGMESRGFIFGPPLAYQLNAGFIPVRKPGKLPAAVHTIEYELEYGTDSLEIHQDALDHGAKVLIVDDLIATGGTAKATAELLEKIGSQVLGFAFVIELTALEGRKKLPNLPVISLVEY; encoded by the coding sequence ATGGATCTCAAATCTCTTATTCGCGATATCCCAGACTTTCCCAAATCGGGAATTATTTTTCGAGATATTACCACTCTTTTAAGTAATTCCGCAGGATTAAAATACACAGTCGATAGCCTCACACAAAAATGTCAAGCATTGAATCTCAATCCCGATTATATTGTGGGAATGGAGTCTCGCGGTTTTATTTTTGGTCCACCTCTAGCTTATCAATTGAACGCAGGTTTTATTCCCGTCCGCAAACCTGGAAAACTACCTGCTGCGGTGCATACCATTGAATATGAATTGGAATATGGTACAGATAGTTTAGAAATTCATCAAGATGCCTTAGATCATGGTGCAAAAGTATTAATTGTCGATGATTTGATTGCTACTGGCGGTACGGCTAAAGCAACGGCTGAACTATTGGAAAAAATTGGTTCTCAGGTTCTCGGTTTTGCTTTTGTGATTGAATTAACGGCTTTAGAAGGTAGGAAAAAGTTACCCAATTTACCCGTGATTAGTTTAGTCGAATATTAA
- a CDS encoding cation:proton antiporter — MDYYILDLLVIGLLLLTVTLGSGWIARLPLSYALIYIVVGISLGPYGFNLITVRPDAEFLERLTEFVVIVSVFCCGLKMNRPLNLRNWQTTIRLIGWLMPFSIFTLAAIAHWLLGMSWGAAILLGAILAPTDPVLASEVQLASVKDKDELRFALTSEGGLNDALAFPFVYFGLYAYKDSNWDNWFKSWVAVDLLWAIAAGIVMGIIVAKAVIWCDRKLQKRRRADEIMEDFIALSTILLAYSLTELVNGYGFLAVFVAGVVVQRTYFTNQEKRMAQLEFTEQLEKLLEITVVVVLGTMLLINPMINYAWQSIAIAFCLFVLIRPLGVWLFNLNGYLPRPTQYLIGWFGIRGIGSIYYLAYALGKGLSGNTAEQISWITFTVITISVIIHGISALPLMNWYEGKN; from the coding sequence ATGGATTATTACATTCTTGATCTGCTAGTGATTGGTTTGCTGCTGCTAACTGTAACTCTCGGTTCTGGTTGGATTGCTCGTTTACCTTTGTCTTATGCACTAATTTATATAGTGGTAGGAATTAGTCTTGGTCCTTATGGCTTTAATCTAATTACTGTTCGACCCGATGCTGAATTTTTAGAAAGATTGACCGAATTTGTGGTGATTGTGTCGGTCTTTTGCTGCGGTTTAAAGATGAATCGTCCTCTCAACCTGAGAAATTGGCAAACTACGATAAGATTGATTGGTTGGTTAATGCCTTTCTCAATTTTTACTCTAGCTGCGATCGCACATTGGCTGTTAGGAATGAGTTGGGGTGCAGCTATTTTACTAGGAGCAATTTTAGCTCCTACCGATCCAGTTTTAGCTTCAGAAGTACAGTTGGCTAGTGTAAAAGATAAGGACGAATTGCGCTTTGCTTTAACTTCCGAGGGTGGATTAAACGATGCCTTAGCTTTTCCTTTTGTCTATTTTGGTCTTTATGCTTATAAAGATTCTAACTGGGACAATTGGTTTAAAAGTTGGGTAGCCGTAGATTTGCTTTGGGCGATCGCTGCTGGGATAGTTATGGGCATTATTGTCGCTAAAGCTGTGATTTGGTGCGATCGCAAATTACAAAAGCGACGACGAGCAGATGAGATCATGGAAGATTTTATCGCTCTTAGTACTATTTTACTAGCTTACTCTTTAACAGAATTAGTTAATGGCTATGGATTTCTGGCAGTATTTGTAGCTGGGGTAGTAGTACAAAGAACTTACTTCACCAATCAAGAGAAACGAATGGCACAACTAGAATTTACCGAACAACTAGAGAAATTACTAGAAATAACGGTGGTAGTGGTACTTGGAACTATGCTCTTGATCAACCCGATGATTAATTATGCCTGGCAATCAATCGCGATCGCTTTTTGCCTGTTTGTTTTGATTCGTCCTCTCGGAGTTTGGTTATTTAACCTTAATGGTTATTTACCTCGTCCTACTCAATATTTAATCGGTTGGTTTGGCATTCGTGGAATTGGCTCAATTTATTATTTAGCCTATGCTTTAGGAAAAGGTCTTAGTGGTAACACGGCTGAACAAATTTCTTGGATCACTTTTACCGTCATTACTATTTCAGTAATTATTCATGGAATTAGTGCATTGCCTTTAATGAATTGGTACGAAGGCAAAAATTAA
- a CDS encoding DoxX family protein, whose product MKYLPLTARVCLCLIFLKAGISHLLGFNNTVLMMTNKGLPIANILLIFTILFQLLGGLSLLLGYQVKIGSILLILFLIPTTLIFHNPIADPNEINDFLKNIGLIGGLLMVIYAGAGALSIDSRQKSN is encoded by the coding sequence ATGAAATATTTACCTTTAACTGCTCGCGTTTGTCTTTGCTTAATTTTTCTCAAGGCTGGAATTAGCCATCTTTTAGGTTTTAATAATACCGTCCTAATGATGACTAACAAGGGTTTGCCTATTGCCAATATCTTGTTAATTTTTACAATTTTATTTCAATTATTGGGAGGTCTTTCTTTACTGTTAGGCTATCAAGTTAAGATTGGCTCGATACTATTAATTTTATTTTTAATTCCCACCACTCTGATATTTCACAATCCCATCGCTGACCCCAATGAGATCAATGATTTTCTCAAAAATATTGGTTTAATTGGTGGATTGTTGATGGTTATTTACGCTGGTGCTGGGGCTTTAAGTATCGACTCACGGCAAAAATCAAATTAA
- a CDS encoding alpha-amylase family glycosyl hydrolase — MVSTSSDQFSSSQSSVTSTQAEDELNLLVDEHEHKPEQELDLDFLFTRDIEFRQETIYFIVVDRFHDGDPNNSEGPNPELYDPNQEEWGKYWGGDLQGVIDKLDYLKNLGVTAIWLTPLFEQVESLFIESAAIHGYWTKDFKRFNPRFIGKDENPSLNATQEAKNTTFDRLIEELHKRNMKLILDIVCNHSTPDISGNKGELYDDGVKIADFNDDKDFWYHHYGEVTNWEDEWQVQNCELSGLATFNENNTEYRNYIKSAIKQWLDRGVDALRVDTVKHMPIWFWQEFNADILNHRPDVFIFGEWIYNSPDDPQSVEFANNSGMTILDFGLCMAIRQALGSWEEAGFHLVQDVLGLDYRYDCATELITFIDNHDMHRFQTLNPDPEVLRLAVVLLMTTRGIPCLYYGTEQYLHNDTNGDNNPYGNNDPYNRPMMENWDTESELYRDIRLLSGLRRLNPAVSLGSQWQKYITPDVYCYIRRYRDSLVFVALNRDEAVTVETVATELPDGEHTCILTRRKFTVEDGAIHNLELEAHDAIVISHVGERVKGQTIVRVQLNAVDTQPGETIVVTGNCPELGNWDIGKAYPLEYINQNTWFGEIPFEESAGKPIVYKYAMWREGQSPVRENLVCRRWVVAEEGTVKWRDRWAS, encoded by the coding sequence ATGGTTTCTACCTCTTCCGATCAATTTTCTTCATCTCAGTCTTCGGTAACTAGTACTCAAGCGGAAGATGAACTAAATTTACTAGTTGATGAACATGAACATAAACCTGAACAAGAGCTAGATTTAGACTTTCTTTTTACTAGAGACATTGAATTTCGCCAAGAAACTATTTATTTTATTGTTGTTGATCGCTTTCATGATGGTGATCCTAATAATAGCGAAGGTCCTAATCCCGAACTTTATGACCCAAATCAGGAAGAATGGGGCAAATATTGGGGTGGTGACCTACAAGGCGTCATTGATAAGTTAGATTATCTTAAAAATCTCGGAGTTACGGCAATTTGGTTGACTCCTTTATTTGAACAAGTTGAAAGTTTATTTATTGAAAGTGCAGCTATTCACGGTTATTGGACAAAAGATTTTAAACGTTTCAATCCTCGCTTTATTGGGAAGGACGAAAATCCTTCTCTCAATGCTACTCAGGAGGCAAAAAATACTACTTTTGATCGCCTGATTGAAGAGTTGCACAAACGTAACATGAAGCTAATTCTGGATATTGTGTGCAATCATAGTACTCCCGATATTAGTGGAAACAAAGGCGAATTATACGATGATGGGGTAAAAATTGCCGATTTTAACGATGATAAGGATTTTTGGTATCACCACTATGGTGAAGTGACTAACTGGGAAGATGAATGGCAAGTACAAAACTGTGAATTATCGGGACTCGCTACTTTTAACGAAAATAATACCGAATATCGCAATTATATTAAATCAGCCATTAAACAATGGTTAGACCGAGGTGTAGACGCTTTAAGAGTTGATACTGTTAAACATATGCCAATTTGGTTTTGGCAAGAATTTAATGCAGATATTCTTAACCATAGACCAGATGTCTTTATTTTTGGAGAATGGATTTACAATAGCCCAGACGATCCTCAATCAGTTGAGTTTGCTAATAATTCTGGAATGACTATTCTGGATTTTGGTCTGTGTATGGCAATTCGTCAAGCTTTGGGTTCTTGGGAAGAAGCAGGTTTTCATCTGGTACAAGATGTCCTTGGTTTAGATTATCGTTATGACTGTGCGACTGAATTAATTACTTTTATCGATAACCACGATATGCACCGCTTCCAAACTTTAAATCCTGATCCAGAAGTGTTGAGGTTGGCAGTAGTTTTGTTAATGACTACTCGTGGTATCCCCTGTCTCTATTACGGAACGGAACAATATCTTCACAATGACACTAATGGAGATAATAATCCCTATGGTAATAACGATCCTTATAACCGTCCGATGATGGAAAATTGGGACACAGAAAGTGAATTGTATCGCGATATTCGTTTACTTTCTGGTTTGCGTCGTCTCAATCCTGCTGTATCTCTTGGCAGTCAATGGCAAAAATATATTACGCCTGATGTTTATTGTTATATTCGTCGTTATCGGGATTCTTTAGTTTTTGTAGCTTTGAATCGAGATGAGGCGGTAACTGTAGAGACTGTTGCTACAGAATTGCCCGATGGCGAACATACTTGTATTCTGACTCGTCGAAAATTTACGGTAGAAGATGGTGCGATTCACAATTTAGAATTAGAAGCACACGATGCCATTGTAATTAGTCATGTTGGAGAGAGAGTTAAGGGTCAAACTATTGTCCGCGTACAACTTAATGCAGTGGATACTCAACCAGGAGAAACTATTGTGGTAACGGGTAATTGTCCCGAACTCGGTAACTGGGATATCGGGAAAGCCTACCCTCTTGAATATATTAATCAAAATACCTGGTTTGGAGAAATTCCTTTTGAGGAAAGTGCAGGTAAACCAATTGTCTATAAATACGCTATGTGGCGTGAAGGACAATCTCCTGTGAGAGAAAACTTAGTCTGTCGTCGTTGGGTAGTTGCCGAAGAAGGTACTGTTAAATGGCGCGATCGCTGGGCAAGCTAA